In the genome of Juglans microcarpa x Juglans regia isolate MS1-56 chromosome 6S, Jm3101_v1.0, whole genome shotgun sequence, the window tttatttacttatcaaaaaaaaaaaaaattctttttctgttttgtggaataatttttttctgggTGGGAAATGAATATTCTAGAGTGTAATTATTTTCACTAAGGGCTAAATTTATGAGGAAAAGTGAGCTGAAGGGTGTGGTTCacttgttaaaagttaaaaagtgtTTCACAGGTGATCCCTAAATCTCAGATTATACTGCTGTGGAAGTTTTGAATTAAGTTCATTACCTGCTTAATATTCTCAAAGAATTAATTTCagatgattatttaaaaaaaaaaattctcacagAATTTATGGCCAGAATTTGTTATAATAGCATAGACATGCATTAACAAGTGAACCACACCCTCctccaacaaaaagaaaaaagaaaaaagaaaaaagaaaaagaacatgcTAGTAATTACTGTTTGTaaagtttacttataaaaaaaaaaaaaaattactgtttGTAAagtaacaatattttttgtgatctTAAATCAATATCATCCTTCCTAATGCTTCTGACTTTGCAGGCAATGGTTGCCCGTGGAGACCTTGGAGCAGAACTGCCAATCGAGGAAGTTCCTTTATTACAGGTGAATTGATGTTAGGAATATGCATCACATCTTTGCTCAATGTATGTCAAGTTTGAGACAAAGTTGCTTGACATAAATAGCTTTGGTGTATGATCTATTCTTTTGGTATGGGTTAAAAATGTTAGATATTGTACATCTAATTTTGGGAAGAATAGATTTAAGAATCATATGCATGTTCaattaaataagttaaaggAAGAATCCCCATACATATTGATCCAAAATTTGTTGTAAGTTTTGCACTTttactttagtttataatagttatataagagaataaaaatttactttcttttatttaatacatGTCCACTAAATTTTAGTAAAGAGATTTACTATAACCAGGTAGTTTTGTACTCAAAACTGTGGAAGGAGAAGTAAAAGGTGGCTGATAAGTTTGAGGGATGTCAGGACATCCCTTCGGGCCTCCCCCTCCCTCACAGCTGGGGTTTCATTTGAGGTGCTGATGGTGTTTAGCTCCAGGGTTTCGCAAATGAATTTGTTCTCGTATAGTTTATGGGCTTCTAAAAGCTCCTTATGGAATCATAAAATGCATGGAATATTTTTCTGAACCTAGCTTTGAACCAAATCGAAGGTTTATCAGTGCTTTTCAAGGGTTGATGAAAATGTTCATAGCCAggtttttctattcatatttgtttgtatcttatttcaaattcttttctCAGCCCAAGAGCATTTTACACACCCGAGGTTCTGAATCAACTTCTGAACTATGATAGTCATGGTCTCCTGGCCTATGTATGTCATCTTTCATTGGGCATAGTTCGTTCATTTCactgaaaaaggagaaaaaagtcAGATATTTAGACTCCAAATAGCACTTCCAATATAAATTGGATTATCAATTATTTGGGCTTAGTTATGATGGATGGAATATGTTGCAGTGTACAATCAGTCTGTCTTCTTTCTTGAGGTCCTGATCTTATCATGCTTGCATGATTAACCATCCTTTGTTATCTTGACAAGTCTGTCacctcttttttttcatatgattatattatttatcttttcctAACTCTGAAGTTCAGCAGGTATGATTAATGTGTATTCTAAATCATCATGGATCTGAATCCTAAGTTTGTGTAACAGGAGGACATCATTCAGAGATGTCATAGTATGCGGAAACCAGTGATTGTAGCAACAAACATGCTGGAAAGTATGATAAATCATCCTACACCAACAAGGGCAGAGGTATCTGACATTGCAATTGCAGTACGAGAAGGTGCTGATGCAATCATGCTTTCAGGAGAAACTGCCCATGGAAAGTAAGTTTACAGGTTTACAATTGGCTGCTCTTGTAATTAGTTTTGGTCAATATAATAATAGCAGTTCAAATTTCGATTCACACCTGCTAATAACATCAGTGGTGTTTTCTTTTCAGGCATGCACTGTTTCATGTTTGAGTTTGTTGTTTCCCTCTTCTTTTAAACGACATTTTATCTTTGtatctgattttgtttattactgtttattAATAACACTGTCTCAAGGTATCCTTTAAAAGCTGTCAAAGTAATGCATACTGTGGCCTTGAGGACCGAGTCAAGTCTACCAATTAGCTCAACTCCTGCAAATCAACTGACTGCCTATAAGGTATGCATTCATTACAATGAGGTGTCACAGCCTGTTTCTTATGTTATTGAAGTTGGTTTGAGTTCACATCTTACCTTTTTAAGTACTTTGAAATTATCATGTTTGGTTTGACATAACTAGAAAAAAGGATTTCTATTCAATGTTGCAGTGGCTTAACAACTGTTTATCAAAATCCATCTTTAGCTTATTATTCAATATCCGATGATGTTGTGGACGTTCTTTTGCAGAGCAATATGGGCGAAATGTTTGCTTTCCATGCCACGACTATGGCTAACACTCTCAATACTCCAATCATTGTTTTCACAAGAACAGGATCCATGGCCGTACTTTTAAGTCACTATCGCCCATGCTCAACAATCTTTGCCTTCACAAACGAGTGAGTTCAGTTGCAGTAttgtgtataatattatttcaagtCACATGTCTTGATTTCTTTTCTGATTTATAACCTGGACAacagaatttatatattttttataagtaagaagtaattttattagaacCAAATGTATGGGCGAAGCCCACAACAGAATTTATATTAGTAAATAATCATGGTATTTGcactggattttttttttctttttttctattctgGTAATATGTCTGCCAACATTTTACTTTGGAATGATTGACATGCATCTGTAGATTTATAAGGTTCATTCAAATATGCTTGTAGTTTGATTTGATTAAGCCAAAGCTCAGTTATACTCAATCAGATGGTGGATCTgaataccccccccccccccccccctcccccccccccccccccccccccccccacccaaaaaagaaagaaaagaaggatgAAGTACAGAAGAAAAAAGATGTCACTCGGATATGtccactttttctttctttttttttttctctcttttctaagTTTTTAAATGGCTGTATGACAATCAGAATGGTTTGGTATTCTGGCCTTGCTCTTCTCACTAGAAACCAACACATTGCTTCCTCTCTCCACCCCTCCTTTCTAACTAGAATTTGAAACCATTTGGAAGCAATGAATATGAAACTTTAGGGTATACAAGatcaatattttgttgaaagattGTAAGgggtttttcatatttatttactgcatGATGGCGGTATCCATGTTGGGAAAATAAACAGAGATGCAAAGTTCTGGAGTTCCTTCGGAGAAATCTGCATAAAAATCTATATACTTATAACTGCACAGTTTTATTGCATTATCAGCTGGAAATGTCTGCGGTAATCATTGAGAAAAACTTGTCTGACATGATTTCATGCATAGCAGAGAGAGGATTAAGCAGAGGCTGGTGCTTTACCATGGTGTGATGCCCATATATATGCAGTTTTCAGATGACGCAGAGGAAACCTTCTCCAGAGCACTGAAGTTATTAGTGGTCAGAGATTTCTCAAAAAGATATTACTTTTTATCCTTGGAATTATTATCTCaagctaaaatattttaattctatgCTTCAGGATAAGGGTCTGTTGAAGGAGGGAGAGCATGTTACTCTTGTCCAAAGTGGTGCACAGCCAATCTGGCGTGTAGAATCGACTCACCACATTCAAGTTCGAAAGGTCCAAGGTTGATTTGAAGAGGCTTTTACTtcaatatacatatttttttataggtagatACTGTGAACTAATATTATTAGTTCACAGtatctaatattaaattgaagtaTCTTTTAGTTGTGTCTTCTAACAATCTTGTGATTTCTTGTTCCTAGTTTGAACCAGGGTCAATTCTAACAAATTTGATAATCACAAAGGTTGCTAATTAGTTCACAGCATCTAATATTAAATCATAGTATCTTGTAGTTGTGACTTCTAACAATCTTGTGATTTCTTGTTCCTAGTTTGAACCAGGGTCAATTCTAACAAATTTGATAATCACAAAGTTTGCTATTTATTGGGATTTTAGTGGAGAATGGTTATCTCATTGATTTAGAATCTTAGATCTTGCAAGGTGCTCCATTAACCTTAAATTTAGCAgttatatatttctttgtttgaTATCAAAGGTGCCAAGTCATCATTGTTTTCCAAACTtgtttcaattttctcaattctGGCTTTGTGGATTGTTTTTGCAAATTTGTGCCATATTGAACGTGTATTTACTTAACAGAAAAAGGTATCTTCAATCAGTTCATGAACGTAGAAGTTCTTTTTCACTCTACCTTAAATATTCCTTTTGAGGTTCTCTACCCCATTTACTATAgaattcattcatgtcagcgcCATTGTGTATATACGTTATATATGAGACCAAGCTATCTTGGACTGCTTTGCTGGTAGTAGTATGTGACTCATGTACGTGTGTTATTTTCTTTGAGCATGTTAGCGTCATTTGTGGTGGTTCGTTCTTTTGGATTATACATAAAGAATTGGTTGATCAAACGCTCTTAATAGTTTATCCTTacgcaagaaaagaaaaggaaaagaaactgCTGGAGCTGAGTGCAAACCGTGTAGGATTTTCTTGATGGTCATGGCTCTGAGGAAGCTGTTACAGGGTATGCAGCAGCTTGCTCCTTTTATATAACACCAAATGCAGAGCTACTGCTGCTAGTGCTAGGCCTGCAAACCActgctttctttgttttggcATCCAATATAAGCCAATCAATGAAGCACGAGAACTATTTACCTCACAATTCGCAACTGCAGTCCACATAACGACCAAAGGGTGTCTCCCAGCCCATAAAATAAGGCAAAGCACGAGACATCCATGGGCTAAAGGGTCGTGGCTGTGTAAGTATATCGACTTTTAACAAGGTGCCATTAGGCTATCTGATGCTTCTGAGTCTGAGGACCTTTGCCAGAAAACGACTTGCCTGTGATCTCCTATATAAGCTCAACCAGTTAGTCTCCTGACTGAGACTCTCCTCACAGGTTAGCACCTAGCTCTCCATTTGGGGCTGTTATTACGAAGCAGCTCCACTAGTTTCATTCTGATTCAGATGgttctctttttccttcttggGGCTGCATATGAGAATCTTCTTGTCGACCATCATGGTTTCTAGTTCTCCAATGACATGGGCAGATCTCGGAAACGTGCTAAATGCAAGTTCTGTTTCGTATATCTGTCACTATGAGCTGTAGGACGTCATGCATACATCAGTTACAATCTAGGTAGGTTTTTGCAATTATTTCATCAgatatttctctcttctttcagGAATTTTAGGGCGTTTCTAGTCCGATGAGAGTCCTTTTATGCTAGTGTGCAGCATTGATAGCTTTAGGTGCATTTTCACTTGGTACTCttgatttatgaaaacttgGGGTCACTTCAGAACTGAAATAATGTTACCAAAACTTAATTTACgcttaaaaagtatttttcctGTTGCATCTTCCCCACTGGTTTAGTTCAAAAATCTCCTGTTGCGATCTCATGCTCTGCTTTTGGAGCTGATATCATCACTATGCCTAGCAGTCGTTCTCAAAGTATATAAATGAATCCTTCACATGCTAACGATGCCATTATAGTCTAGAATCATATGATTGTTTGCCACTAAATGatctgaaaataaatatgaaggAAAGGGGTGCTTCTATTAGTGTCAAAATAGTAGCTCTAATACACAGATATGGTCTGCTTCTATTTATGCACAGGTAGACAGCATTTTACATAAGAACTTCTGACTTAACCCAATGGTTAACACCATTGTAGCCATGTTACCAAAAGGACTTAACCCAATGGTTAACACCTCTTTGACTCAACTCTACATAACCTAGTTTGCTCCAAGAGTAAGGAGAGAAACTACATCGAGTTAGGTGTTTATAGAAACAGCAAGGAGTGATGCAAGAGACACTGAGAAAAATGGGTTTCTGTTATTCCATCTATCTTCGTTCAAGCAGAAACATGTGCTGGTGTTTTGTGGCTACACCATTCCTtcacttatttttatataagctGGAACCGCAGGCCTTAACATGTCTTGCTGatgtttgttttcaataaaaacatCAGACTCtgaactcatcttgatcatCCTTCTCTTGGGATCTACCTTCCAACTCGATACACTTGAACCACTTAGCACAACCAACATAGACAACCAAATCTATTGTTGTCAAGGAGGctaaaaggaagaaaaaccTGTCCAGGTGACCTTTGTTGAGATTTCCTGGGATCCATCCTGGCATGTGATCCTCAGTAGAGATCTTCATTACCATGCTCACAAGCAAGCTGCTCACATAATTCCCAAGGGAGATAGATGCCATGCAGAGTGCACTTCCAAAGCTCTTTAACCCATCTGGTGTCTGTGCATTGAAGAACTCCAATTGGCCCACATACATAAAAACTTCAGAAGCTCCTATACATGCGTACTGAGGAATTTGCCAAAGGATACTCAGGGAGCTTGATTCTTCACAATGTGTGCAGTCTCTTCTGGCATACTTCAGCCTATAGAGCTCCAGTATTCCTGCTGAAACCATTGCCATCACTGCTATAACAAGGCCGACACCCATTCTCTGAAGCTCAGTGAGCCCCTTGGAATCTGATTTCTTAATTCTACCCACAAGAGGGTCGAGAACTCGCCGGTAAATGAAGATAAAAGTTGCCACGCTGAGTATGTCGAAGCCAGACATGCTTGCCGGTGGGATTCGGAAGTTGGCGATGGTAGTTTTCATGGCTGCACCTTGCTCCACGAAGAGAGAGGCCATTTGTGTGAAGACCACAGAGTAGAGTATGGTGCAGAGCCAAATTGGGAGTAGTCTAAGGACGCATTTAACTTCTTCCACTTGGGTGACTGGGCAGAGACGCCAGGGATTCTTAAGGCCATGGTTCTGGTCATCAAGATCCCTTGATGAGATAAATGCTGCCCTATCCAAGAATCTACAACATAGATGAAAATGAGTTAGCATCATAATGAATAGTCATCTAACTTGCAGTGCATTATTTCCATTCAGGTTTAGCTTAGACATATATTTGAAAACTAAGTTGGTCCAAATTAAAGTATAGTGGGGTTATCCATTGAAACAATGGAAAGTGAGCAATTTGATGGATCTTTAGACTTACTTGAATCCATGGGTGTGTAGTATCCTTCTACTACCATTTGTGGAAGAATCTTTTCCATCCACACCATACAAGTCCCCTGCACTTGGTGGCATCTGGACCCTCCATTTCTTCACTGCAGAAACTATGACCTGGCAAAACCTGGAGAGTGGGTTGCCGCTTGGCTTGAAGTGCCTGTACCTTGGGGTCCCAACAAGAAACAAGACCAGTGCTGCGAAGGCAGATCCGGCAGACACCCAAAATCCTAATGCCCACATCCCTTCATCCTCAAAGTACACCAATATGGTGTTTGAGAAGAGGGAACCGAGGTTTAGAGCAAGGTAAAAGTAGCTAAAAAAGGCCACCTTGGAGACTCCCTCCTTGGGGTTTTCCTCATCAAACTGGTCAGCTCCAAATGTACAAATACTAGGTTGATAACCTCCATTTCCCAGGGCAACAAGGTAGATTGAGAAGTAAAATAATGCCATCTCCATGCTTGAATGGGTACCACATGGAGTTTTTCCATCCCCACAGCCTTTAGGTTTGACCAAGGAAAGGTATGCTGACAGTGATAACGATACCAAACCCTGTCGACAAATGCACATATATAGGAACTATAAGATTGCGAAGActcttcattcattcattcattctcaTTTTGTAGATTTAGTCcaggaatttgaaaaaacaaaattaaataaaagctAGCGTTCAAACATATAATATAGCAATTCAGGATACTCACTACGACAAAGATGAGCTGAAAGATGGCACAGGTTTTGTATCTTCCCCAGTAGGAATCACTTAGGAAAGCCCCAACTAGAGAGAAGATGTAAACTGTTCCAGTCCATTTGCTCACGCTGTTAGCAGCATCAGCATTGTTTTGCTGCATGACCCTTGTGAGGAACAACACCAGATTCACTCCCACTCCAAAAAATGCTAGGGTAGCTAGACCTTGGTTCACTATTGATTTCATCATGagcaaaataataaagaagaaCACAAAGTTAGAAGCTGCAATTTGCTTTAggatataaatatgtatatagaaCACTTTAGAAATTAGAAGCTTTTTATTGCCAATTAAGCTAAGCTAGCGGTATTCAGTTTTAAGGTGTGCCTTCTGTTCGATCTAATTATTCTTTGCAGAAGCCAAGGAAAATCTCATGGAAGAAGCCAAGAAAGTGTCTTCCATGCAGCTCACTCTAGAGCcccgtttgttttcacaactcttatcaactcatctaatcattacaattttctcaaattctcacacaaaataaaataaacaattcaactttttcaaatttcaaaacaaaaataatattaaaaatatatattctaacaatattttattcaatttttaactttaatctcaacttatctcatcccatctgtgaaaacaaattaCGATTGATTGCACTCAGATTCCTAAATACAGTCCAATTAATTAGGAGATCAGCGAAGATTATCGAAACCTTGAtcttcaaataataattaacacaaaaTCAGAATATTAATGCATGCCTTGaagttactaattaattaatcatgatCAAAATGAACCTAATTCTTCCACTAATCCTAATTAATTAGCAGCTTCTTCCACCAATACTAGTCCATACAAGTGATTTTCGTGTCATTACTCATTAATTAATCAGGTTAGTGGGACATTAAAACATTCCACGGGTGTAAAGGGAATTAGGAAAAGaaacattaatttaatactagatattattaatttgaaattaatactagtactactgcatacatgatgcatgcagaagaaagaaaattcgGCCTTCCATTAATACCAAACATGCTTacctaaaaaattaatatatttaattaattgtcaTGACTGTGACTACATATATAGTTTGGAGGTAGACcccaaattaatatatttaatttgtcaaccaaaaaagattaaaataaaaaagaaaacatgagaATGCTACGTACGGTAAATTTGATTGGGATTTATAAGCATATACTGATCTcgatttaataataattacttTACATGATGATGGAAACAACTAACTACGTACAGTACCCCGGCCCATAAACTTCGAACTTTAGACGTACAAGCTAtcaaagaatattttaattgaaaaaaaatttgggctttaccattaaaaaatagatattttaatgtGAGTATCAACTttatgatctatttttttttttttttaaacagaaactctatgattatataaatcattttcccttcTCATCCTATTTGGCACGTTTAAGATTTTACAATGACAGAAGTTATAAATCCATATACTAACTATAATTAGAACACcatgtctttatatatatatatatatatatatatatatatattcacatcgACACAGACGAGATCAACACTGACCAAGCACTAAAAATATTAGCTTGGTCTCTAGCTTTCCTTCtaccctttatttttttgggacaaGGGGTTAGGTCAAGTTGCTGAAGTCACGTTGGATAATGTGGGCGTGGCTTCTATTTTCATTTCCCATGCTTTCTTTCGATGCAAATTTGTGCCCAATAACACGTGGAAGTGACCCACATCATGCAAAATCGAGCAGTACTACTCGTTACGTGTCAAGCACGTCCTATATCTAGCTACTTCATATGCATCGATCCATGCTCGCTCTCTCTCTGTGCTCGAGAGGCATGTCGGTTAGTTCTCAAAGTAGGGTGGTGATCAAGCTCAGGCACAAAGGGTGCAACACATGGTTAGGTTTTCAGTGCCAAATTAATAATAAGTACACCCAAACCTTCATTTATAGAACTGTCCTTATCCGGGGACTTCGGTATATATCGATGAGCTCTTATGAAATCTCTTCTTATAACTGCTTATCTAAATATGTTACATCGAGACAAAAACCTCACTATATTCTTTGAAAGTTTCGAGTGTATGTTCTTGTTCCTGAAAGCGCCGccaaaattatagaaaatggCTTACACTAAACAATTA includes:
- the LOC121237066 gene encoding pyruvate kinase isozyme G, chloroplastic isoform X6; the encoded protein is MIWKLAETGMNVARLNMSHGDHASHQKTIDLVKEYNAQFEDKVIGIMLDTKGPEVRSGDVPQPIMLKEGQEFNFTIKRGVTTDDTVSVNYDDFVRDVEVGDILLVDGGMMSLAVKSKTEDLVKCVVVDGGELKSRRHLNVRGKSANLPSITDKDWEDIKFGVDNQVDFYAVSFVKDARVVNELKDYLKSCNADIHVVVKIESADSIPNLHSILSASDGAMVARGDLGAELPIEEVPLLQEDIIQRCHSMRKPVIVATNMLESMINHPTPTRAEVSDIAIAVREGADAIMLSGETAHGKYPLKAVKVMHTVALRTESSLPISSTPANQLTAYKSNMGEMFAFHATTMANTLNTPIIVFTRTGSMAVLLSHYRPCSTIFAFTNDRERIKQRLVLYHGVMPIYMQFSDDAEETFSRALKLLVDKGLLKEGEHVTLVQSGAQPIWRVESTHHIQVRKVQG
- the LOC121237068 gene encoding protein NRT1/ PTR FAMILY 7.3-like translates to MACLELCKEVKFKEGQEACTLDGSVDWDGRPAIRAKSGGWVAGSIILLNQGLATLAFFGVGVNLVLFLTRVMQQNNADAANSVSKWTGTVYIFSLVGAFLSDSYWGRYKTCAIFQLIFVVGLVSLSLSAYLSLVKPKGCGDGKTPCGTHSSMEMALFYFSIYLVALGNGGYQPSICTFGADQFDEENPKEGVSKVAFFSYFYLALNLGSLFSNTILVYFEDEGMWALGFWVSAGSAFAALVLFLVGTPRYRHFKPSGNPLSRFCQVIVSAVKKWRVQMPPSAGDLYGVDGKDSSTNGSRRILHTHGFKFLDRAAFISSRDLDDQNHGLKNPWRLCPVTQVEEVKCVLRLLPIWLCTILYSVVFTQMASLFVEQGAAMKTTIANFRIPPASMSGFDILSVATFIFIYRRVLDPLVGRIKKSDSKGLTELQRMGVGLVIAVMAMVSAGILELYRLKYARRDCTHCEESSSLSILWQIPQYACIGASEVFMYVGQLEFFNAQTPDGLKSFGSALCMASISLGNYVSSLLVSMVMKISTEDHMPGWIPGNLNKGHLDRFFFLLASLTTIDLVVYVGCAKWFKCIELEGRSQEKDDQDEFRV